One segment of Brassica napus cultivar Da-Ae chromosome C3, Da-Ae, whole genome shotgun sequence DNA contains the following:
- the LOC106355478 gene encoding uncharacterized protein LOC106355478, translated as MSIYALAKYFYVLKYANPGTITDIKTELDKEGKTRFKYAFMSLKACIDGWKHLRKVLVVDGTHMFGKYKGVLLSASGQDADYRAFPIAFAVVDSENSDSWKWFFERCAAIFAAKDRWYPRAHHGICLEHLKRNVGEKYKGLQHNDMVPSAGEAFKVAEFEKLYELIKLTDWRCWNYLEKIDRKLWTHSHFEGKRYNLMTSNIAESLNHALLPARDSPIVALMEFIRRMLTRWFESRRCKIKYHVKDTWSETVKGIILPVPNPEDIHIPADILKLQLFPPMTKRTKGRPDIKTKLSAGEVPEGPRKKKKANKCSRCYKEGHKKTTCREPVP; from the exons ATGTCGATCTATGCACTCGCGAAG TACTTTTACGTACTGAAGTACGCAAATCCTGGAACAATCACTGATATCAAAACCGAACTTGATAAAGAAGGGAAAACGAGGTTCAAGTATGCATTCATGTCACTGAAGGCTTGTATCGATGGGTGGAAGCATTTACGGAAAGTCCTTGTGGTGGACGGAACCCACATGTTTGGGAAATACAAAGGGGTTTTGCTTAGTGCTAGCGGCCAAGACGCAGACTACCGCGCATTCCCTATTGCTTTCGCAGTAGTTGATAGCGAGAACTCGGATTCTTGGAAGTGGTTTTTCGAAAG ATGCGCCGCAATATTTGCAGCTAAAGATAGATGGTATCCGCGTGCACACCATGGTATTTGTCTTGAACACCTTAAGCGTAACGTAGGGGAAAAGTACAAAGGACTGCAGCATAATGATATGGTTCCCAGCGCCGGAGAGGCATTCAAAGTTGCCGAGTTTGAAAAGCTCTATGAGCTAATAAAGCTTACGGATTGGAGATGTTGGAATTATTTGGAAAAAATCGACCGCAAGTTATGGACACATTCACATTTCGAAGGAAAGAGATATAATCTGATGACTTCAAATATAGCGGAATCGTTGAATCATGCGCTGCTGCCAGCCCGTGATAGTCCTATAGTGGCACTGATGGAGTTTATTAGACGGATGTTGACACGATGGTTTGAGAGCAGGCGCTGCAAGATAA AATACCATGTCAAAGATACTTGGTCTGAAACAGTTAAGGGTATCATACTACCGGTTCCAAATCCAGAGGATATCCATATTCCAGCAGATATACTAAAGCTCCAGCTGTTTCCACCAATGACCAAAAGAACGAAGGGAAGGCCAGACATTAAAACGAAACTATCAGCCGGAGAGGTTCCg GAGGGGccgagaaaaaagaagaaggcgAATAAGTGTTCCAGGTGTTATAAAGAAGGTCACAAGAAGACTACATGCAGGGAACCTGTGCCCTGA
- the LOC106351692 gene encoding copper transporter 2-like: MDHMHNMPPPSPSSSMTNQTKPHMMMMHMTFFWGKNTEVLFSGWPGTSSGMYALCLIVVFFLAVIAEWLAHSRILRGGDATSRVAGIAQTSVYTLKTGLSYIVMLAVMSFNGGVFIVAIAGYAVGFLLFGSTAFKKPSHDQKTTLPPSSGCVC; the protein is encoded by the coding sequence ATGGATCACATGCATAACATGccaccaccatcaccatcatcatcaatgaCGAATCAAACCAAACCCCACATGATGATGATGCACATGACCTTCTTCTGGGGCAAGAACACGGAGGTTCTCTTCTCCGGATGGCCCGGGACAAGCTCCGGTATGTATGCTCTTTGTCTCATCGTCGTTTTCTTCCTCGCCGTAATCGCCGAGTGGCTCGCCCATTCTCGAATCCTCCGTGGTGGTGACGCCACCAGCCGCGTTGCCGGTATCGCTCAAACCAGCGTGTACACTCTCAAGACTGGCCTCTCCTATATCGTGATGCTCGCTGTGATGTCCTTTAATGGCGGCGTTTTTATTGTTGCTATCGCCGGTTATGCCGTGGGTTTCTTGCTCTTCGGAAGCACTGCTTTCAAGAAGCCCTCTCATGACCAGAAAACCACTCTCCCGCCGTCCTCAGGCTGCGTTTGCTGA